The following is a genomic window from Syntrophomonadaceae bacterium.
AGGGATCAAGGCCACCACCTTGTCCTCTTTGGGCAGGGATACCACATTGACCAGAGCGGAACCACGTTCCTTCCACTTGGCTTCCGGCAGCTGGTGTACCGGCAGGCTGTAGGCTGTCCCTCCGGCGGTGACCACCAGCACGGTCTCCGTGGTATTTGTATTCTTTAGGAAACGGACAAAATCCCGTTCCTTGGTGCCTGCTCCTTCCAGATCTGCGCCAGACCGCTGGTAAGACTTGATGGAGGTGCGCTTGATATAACCCTGGTCGGTCAGGGTTACCACTACTTCCTCCGCGGGGACCATCACCTCCACATTAACCTTGATCTCCAGAACTTCCTCCCGGATCTGGGACCTGCGGGGACCGGCGAAATTTTGTTTTATCGCCGCCAATTCCTTCTTAATTGTTTCCATCAGCTTCTTTTCGCTGGCCAGAATAGCCTCCAGGCTGGCGATAGCCTTTTTTAATTCGCTAAGTTCTTTGGCTAAGGCTGTAATTTCCAAATTTGTCAACCGGTACAGTTGCAGGATTAAAATGGCGTCTCCTTGCCGCTCGGTAAAGCCAAGCCTGTTGACCAGGTTGGCCAGGGCGTCAGCCCGGTTTTTGCTCGCCCGGATCACGGCAATAACCTCATCTAATATGGAAACAGCCCTGATCAAGCCCTCTGTCACATGGGCCCGGTCTTGGGCCCTGAGCAGGTCATGCCGGGACCGCCTGATCACCACTTCTTTACGGTGACTGATATAGGCTCCTAAAAGATCTTTGATCCCCATCTGCCTGGGGGCCCGATTGGCGATCGCCACCATATTAAAGTGGTAATTCACCTGCAGGGTGGTTTTTTTAAACAGGTAGTTCAGGACTCCCTGGGCATCAGCGTCTTTTTTCAGTTCCACAATTATCCGCATGCCGGTGCGGTCTGTTTCGTCCCGCACCTCGGCAATCCCTTCAATTTTCCTGTCTACCCGCAGGTCGTCTATTTCTTTCACCAGCTTGGCCTTTACCACTCCGTAGGGGAGCTCATCGATGACGATCTGCTCTTTGCCACCCCTGGCCTTTTCAATTATGGCCTTGGCCCGGACTGCTATTTTACCCTTGCCGGTTTCGTATGCCTCCCTGATGCCTTGCAGGCCCATGATCATGCCCCCGGTGGGAAAATCGGGACCCTTGATATGGCTCATTATTTCCGGCACGCAAAGTCCCGGTTTTTCAATCAGGGCGATGGCTGCGTCAATCACCTCTCCCAGGTTGTGGGGGGGAATCTCCGTGGCAAAACCGGCAGCCACTCCACTGGCCCCATTGACCAAAAGGCTGGGGAAGCCGGCAGGCAAGACGGTGGGCTCTTCCCGACGGTCGTCAAAGTTGGGCTTAAAACCTACAGTTTCCTTATCGATATCCCGCATCAGCTCCAGGGCCAGCGGGGTCATCTTTACTTCGGTATAACGCATGGCGGCAGGCGGGTCATCGTCGATAGAACCAAAGTTCCCATGACCGTCCACCAGAGGGTTCCTGAGCTTCCAGTCTTGCGCCATCCTGACCAGGGCATCATAGATGGAGGCGTCCCCGTGGGGATGGTATTTACCCATGGTTTCCCCTACCACTGCGGCGCTTTTTACATAATCGCCGTCAGGCCAGACCTTGTTGGTGTACATGGCCCAAAGGATCCGGCGCTGGACCGGCTTCAAGCCGTCCCGGGCGTCGGGAATGGCCCGGTCCAGGATTATATACCCTGCATATCTTTGGTACCGTTCCCCCAGAAGTTCTTCCAGGGCGACCGGCGCAATTCTTGCTGTTAAACTCTCCATTTACTGCCCCCTCCTAGCCGGTCTCTTCCATATTAAACCGCAGGTGCTGCTCCAACCACTTCCGCCGCTGCTCGGCAGACTTTTTGTTCATCAAGACTGTTACCCGGCGCTCTGCCCTGGCTGCGTCCTCAATGCTGACCTGCAACATTGCCCTGGTCTCTGGGTTCATGGTGGTTTCCCACAACTGATCCGCGTTCATCTCGCCCAAGCCCTTGTATCGCTGCACCGAACAGTTCTTGCCCATTTGTTTAAGAAGCCTGTCCTTTTCGTCATCAGCCCAGGCATACCTGGCCTCTCCTTTGGGGCCTTTTCCCTTGCTCACCTTGTACAAGGGGGGTTGGGCGATAAATACCCGGCCTGCCAGAACCAAAGGCCGCATGAAGCGGTAGAAAAAGGTTAACAGAAGGCACTGGATATGAGCGCCGTCCTGGTCAGCGTCAGTAAGAAGAACAATCTTGGCATAGTTGCAGTCTGCCAGATCAAACTCCGGACCAAAGCCTCCGCCAATTGCCGAAATCAGGGTTTTGATCTCCTCGTTCTGGAGGAGGGTTTCCATCCTTTCACCCTCAGTGTTCAAGGGTTTCCCTTTTAAAGGCAGGATGGCCTGGAAGCGGCGGTCCCGGCCCAGCTTGGCGCTGCCGCCGGCGGATTCACCTTCGACGATAAAAAGCTCATTTCGTTCAGGGTTGCGGCTTTGGGCCGGGGTCAGTTTCCCGTTCAAGGACGGACCTTCTTTGCCGGTTTTGCCCTTGCCGCTCCTGGCTGCCTCCCGGGCTTTGCGGGCAGCCTCCCTGGCCTCAGCCGCCCTGAACGCCTTTTTGATCAGCATTTGGGCCACTACTGGGTTTTCTTCCAGAAAAATTTCCATTTTTTCCGCTACCACTGCATCCACCGCTGATCTGGCCTTGGTAGTTCCTAGCTTGGTTTTGGTTTGGCCTTCAAACTCCGGAGGCTCGCTCATCCTGATGTTGAGGACGGCAATCAGGCCCTCCCGCAAGTCTTCCCCGGCCAGGCCGGCCTCTTTTTTGATCAGCCCTTGTTTCCGGGCATAATCGTTCATTACCCGGGTCAAGGCGTAGCGGAAGCCTGCCTCATGGTGGCCCCCCTCTTTTGTGTTAATACAGTTAACGTAACTGACCAGGGTCTCGGAATAGCTGTCATTATACTGCAGGGCGGCCTCCACCTCGAACCCCTCTTTATTACCGGTAAAATGAACGGGCTGGTGCAGGCAGTTTTGCCCTTCCCCTAGGTATTCCACAAAGGCCTTTGCCCCGCCTTCGTATTTGTAGCTTTCCTCCCGCCGCTCCTCCTGGCGCTCATCTGTGACCTTGATCGTAAGCCCGGCATTTAAGAAAGCCAGCTCCCGCATCCGTTCGGCCAGGGTGTCAAAATCAAATGCTGTGCTGGGAAAAATGGATCGATCAGGCTTAAACCTGACCCGCGTCCCCGTCAGGCGGGTCTGCCCGGTGACAGCCAGCTTCCCCACCGGTTTCCCGCCATCCTCAAACCGTAAAGTATGGATTCTTCCCTCCCGGCAGATCTCCACCTCCAGCCACTCGGAGAGGGCGCAGACTACCGAGGCCCCCACACCATGCAAGCCGCCGGAGACCTTGTAGCCGCCGCCACCAAACTTGCCCCCGGCGTGGAGGACGGTAAACACCACCTCCGGCGTGGAAATCCCCATTTTGGGGTGCGGCCCTGTCGGAATTCCGCGGCCGTTATCGGTCACTTCCACACTGCCGTCCTTGTGGATTTTCAGCGCAATTTTGGTGCAGTAACCGGCCAGGGCTTCGTCCACAGCATTGTCCACTATTTCAAACACCAAATGATGCAAGCCCGATAAACCGGTGCTGCCGATGTACATTCCCGGCCGCTTTCTTACTGCCTCAAGACCTTCCAGGACCTGAATGGCATTTTCATTGTATATTGTCAAAGAGTGTTTCGCCCCTTCCCCTGCTTCGGCTGCCATACGATTGATTATACCATCGAACATGATTACCGGCCATTGGTGCCCCTTGCTAACCTTGGCAAAAAATACTTTGTCTGAACGATAAAGGTTAATCAGGCTTTTCGGAACAAAATCAAGTGCTTATCGTCTATCAATCAAGGAGGGATCAAGACATGCCTAAAAAAATCATGGGCCTATTATCATTGGTAATTACTTTGCTTCTAATCCTGACAGGCTGCGGAGTTAACGCCAGAGAGGAAGGGCCTCAGCTTGGCCAGATCAGCTTCGAGGTAATTCAACCCGACAAGCTGCCCGCTGAAGCTGCTAAATGGTATCAAGACAATTTCGCCGTCGATGGCCTCCACTCCTTCACGGCAGGCAAAGACAGGTACTTGCTCTTGAGTGCCGGGGAGAAACCTACCGGCGGGTATGCTATTGAAGGTTTAACCCTGACCGGCACCGAAAAAGAAATCGAGGTCAAGGCTAAACTAAAATCTCCCCAGAGCGGGGATCTGGTGACCATGGCCCTCACTTATCCCCATGTTCTGATTAAGCTGAAAGAAGACGGGCGGCAGCTAAGGTTCGGCGGTATTGAGGGAAATGTTCCAACTGGCGGCGGCGGAACGGCTGAAGAAAAACAGGGTTTTGGCGTCTATACCGGACAGATCGACAGCAACTCCATTGAGATAAAAGTAAGCGGCACCAAGGCTCCCAAAGACGATTACAGGGCCTTCCGCTTGAGTGAAGAGATTAAAAACAAGTTCGATAGTTTGCAACTGAACACCGGCGACGAGGTACTGTTCACTTACACGGTAAATGAGCACAACCAGCAAATACTCACCAGCATCCAAAAGACGAAAAGATAACCGACAAAAAGAAAGAGGCACATCTTAGCCAGAGAGACTAAGGTGTGCCTCTTTGTTTAGTCTTGAGCCAGGTCCCAGTATTTTTCGACATTTACAATCAAGCTTTCTAAATGTGCTACCATAGCCCGGTCGGCTGCCTCTGGGCTACGCTCTGCAACTGCCTGGTATATTTTTGCGTGCTCTTCTGCAACCCGGCTGTGAACCTGGTTCCGGATATATTCAAATACTGGTGACAGTTGGCTGTTTTGAATAATCAGATCCAGGGCTGAAGCCAGAACTGCATTTCCAGCACAATGAGCAATTAACCGGTGGATTTTAACATCCTGCTCGGCGGAAACCTTCTTGCCTACACTTGATTTATGGTGCTCATGGCAGATGCTCTCCAGCAGCCGAATTTGGGCTTTGGTGGCATGCAAGGCGGCAAGCCTGGCCAGTTCTCTTTCAACTGCCCTGCGGGCAACCAGGATCTCAATCATATTCTTTTTCTCTTTAGAATCTAGGGTGTTCAGGAACCGCAAACCATAGCGGGAACGCTCCTCCATAAATTGGAGATAAGCTAAACGCTGCTGTCCTTGCACAGTAATCAGCCTGCCCTGAAAACCCTGCCTGCTGGTATAACCGTTGCGATCCAGGCTGGCAAACAAACGGCCGATGGTTGATTCGCTGAAGGAATAGCCCTTTGCCACCAAAGTTTGGCTCACCGCGCCGGAACCAACCGGTTTCGGTTCGCCCGCCATCAGTGAAAGCACCTTTAACTCCAAGTGTTCTTTTTCTGTCAGCATAACCCCTGCCCCTGTTGATGTCAGATGTATTGGCACAAATCATAGCACAATGTTAAAAGAAGATCAATTCTCTATCCACTCCCCCCTCACTGCCGGACCATTTCCTTTATAATCAATATCCAAATTATTGAGGTGATAATTGATATGCATGATGCAACGTTGATCAGTAGTTTCTAGCCATTCCCACGTTTCTCTCGCCAGTTATCTCTGCTCCAAGCTTTTCCTGTTCGTCTCCGTCTCCCATTAAGTCAATAGCCTTTTGCAGCGCCTGAACCGGCGTAGCAAAGCGATGCTCCTCTGAAATGCACTCTTTGGAGCAGAAAGAGTAAATCGTGTTATTGACCTCCGCTGTCATGCCAGCCAGATACACTGCCTTGCCGCTCGCCTGCGCGTCGCGGATAATCGTCTCCACGGCCCTTGTTGCCGATAAGTCAATCCGCAGCATACCTGAGAAGTCAAGGATGATAAACTCCGTGCCTCTTTTCAGCCTTTCGCGCATCTCGTGTTCCATGTCAGCGGGCACAGCAAAACTTAGCGGCCCGTCAAACTCATAAAAGGTGACGCGCGAACCTGCTTTGGCCAGCAGTCTGCAGACCTGCGGATCCCGCGGATGGTGGCTGCCAGCCCAAAGCTGCCTGAGCTGAAAATCAGCCATTTC
Proteins encoded in this region:
- the gyrA gene encoding DNA gyrase subunit A yields the protein MESLTARIAPVALEELLGERYQRYAGYIILDRAIPDARDGLKPVQRRILWAMYTNKVWPDGDYVKSAAVVGETMGKYHPHGDASIYDALVRMAQDWKLRNPLVDGHGNFGSIDDDPPAAMRYTEVKMTPLALELMRDIDKETVGFKPNFDDRREEPTVLPAGFPSLLVNGASGVAAGFATEIPPHNLGEVIDAAIALIEKPGLCVPEIMSHIKGPDFPTGGMIMGLQGIREAYETGKGKIAVRAKAIIEKARGGKEQIVIDELPYGVVKAKLVKEIDDLRVDRKIEGIAEVRDETDRTGMRIIVELKKDADAQGVLNYLFKKTTLQVNYHFNMVAIANRAPRQMGIKDLLGAYISHRKEVVIRRSRHDLLRAQDRAHVTEGLIRAVSILDEVIAVIRASKNRADALANLVNRLGFTERQGDAILILQLYRLTNLEITALAKELSELKKAIASLEAILASEKKLMETIKKELAAIKQNFAGPRRSQIREEVLEIKVNVEVMVPAEEVVVTLTDQGYIKRTSIKSYQRSGADLEGAGTKERDFVRFLKNTNTTETVLVVTAGGTAYSLPVHQLPEAKWKERGSALVNVVSLPKEDKVVALIPVRDFNAGQYLTFFTARGQVKRTALAEYTTQRTNGILALRLTGDDRVVAVEATSGEAQILQVTVNGMAIRYQETEIPVMGRNAGGVKAMRLEDNDLVLAAQVVNHNQEAVLITDWGRAKLISVEEFPLQSRGGKGVLVGRFLKKQKEALAAIQIIDKEQDVELLAVQLSGAITRLKSAAIPVLDRDKAFAPGVNVILGDYVVTLVRSY
- a CDS encoding DNA gyrase subunit B, which encodes MAAEAGEGAKHSLTIYNENAIQVLEGLEAVRKRPGMYIGSTGLSGLHHLVFEIVDNAVDEALAGYCTKIALKIHKDGSVEVTDNGRGIPTGPHPKMGISTPEVVFTVLHAGGKFGGGGYKVSGGLHGVGASVVCALSEWLEVEICREGRIHTLRFEDGGKPVGKLAVTGQTRLTGTRVRFKPDRSIFPSTAFDFDTLAERMRELAFLNAGLTIKVTDERQEERREESYKYEGGAKAFVEYLGEGQNCLHQPVHFTGNKEGFEVEAALQYNDSYSETLVSYVNCINTKEGGHHEAGFRYALTRVMNDYARKQGLIKKEAGLAGEDLREGLIAVLNIRMSEPPEFEGQTKTKLGTTKARSAVDAVVAEKMEIFLEENPVVAQMLIKKAFRAAEAREAARKAREAARSGKGKTGKEGPSLNGKLTPAQSRNPERNELFIVEGESAGGSAKLGRDRRFQAILPLKGKPLNTEGERMETLLQNEEIKTLISAIGGGFGPEFDLADCNYAKIVLLTDADQDGAHIQCLLLTFFYRFMRPLVLAGRVFIAQPPLYKVSKGKGPKGEARYAWADDEKDRLLKQMGKNCSVQRYKGLGEMNADQLWETTMNPETRAMLQVSIEDAARAERRVTVLMNKKSAEQRRKWLEQHLRFNMEETG
- a CDS encoding protease complex subunit PrcB family protein, whose protein sequence is MPKKIMGLLSLVITLLLILTGCGVNAREEGPQLGQISFEVIQPDKLPAEAAKWYQDNFAVDGLHSFTAGKDRYLLLSAGEKPTGGYAIEGLTLTGTEKEIEVKAKLKSPQSGDLVTMALTYPHVLIKLKEDGRQLRFGGIEGNVPTGGGGTAEEKQGFGVYTGQIDSNSIEIKVSGTKAPKDDYRAFRLSEEIKNKFDSLQLNTGDEVLFTYTVNEHNQQILTSIQKTKR
- a CDS encoding FCD domain-containing protein, with the protein product MLTEKEHLELKVLSLMAGEPKPVGSGAVSQTLVAKGYSFSESTIGRLFASLDRNGYTSRQGFQGRLITVQGQQRLAYLQFMEERSRYGLRFLNTLDSKEKKNMIEILVARRAVERELARLAALHATKAQIRLLESICHEHHKSSVGKKVSAEQDVKIHRLIAHCAGNAVLASALDLIIQNSQLSPVFEYIRNQVHSRVAEEHAKIYQAVAERSPEAADRAMVAHLESLIVNVEKYWDLAQD